A single genomic interval of Salinarchaeum sp. IM2453 harbors:
- a CDS encoding ArsR family transcriptional regulator, protein MDSAALLDLLGNENRRRILRLLARRPCYVTEISEYLGVSPKAVIDHLRKLEEAGVVESRVDDRQRKYFHIARNIRLEINVSPYGFGTKSAYPASRNLDIASFSYLSVDLNISEQNNPQRLSQELHRLEELENELSMLQRWVQGRIAEAHEKLADKVGGQDEDDRRLRAELMVALADGPKSVPELAEETDLPPPIVEDILMTLADQELVTRDNQRWALTG, encoded by the coding sequence ATGGACTCTGCCGCATTGTTGGATCTACTCGGAAATGAGAACCGACGACGGATTCTCCGACTACTTGCTCGTCGGCCATGCTATGTTACCGAGATTAGCGAATATCTAGGTGTGAGTCCAAAAGCTGTAATCGATCATCTGCGCAAACTTGAGGAAGCAGGGGTCGTAGAAAGTCGGGTTGACGATCGCCAACGAAAATACTTCCACATTGCACGGAATATCCGTCTGGAAATTAATGTCTCCCCGTATGGATTTGGAACCAAGAGTGCCTATCCAGCTAGCCGCAACCTCGATATTGCCTCGTTTAGCTATCTCAGTGTTGATCTAAATATCTCCGAACAGAACAATCCCCAGCGTCTCTCTCAAGAACTTCACCGACTTGAGGAGCTTGAGAACGAACTTTCGATGTTACAACGGTGGGTTCAAGGACGAATTGCTGAAGCACATGAGAAACTCGCTGACAAAGTTGGTGGACAAGATGAGGATGATCGCCGACTACGCGCTGAGCTGATGGTTGCACTGGCAGATGGTCCCAAATCAGTTCCTGAATTGGCAGAAGAGACTGATCTTCCCCCACCAATTGTTGAAGATATCTTAATGACGCTTGCAGATCAGGAACTCGTTACGCGTGATAACCAACGGTGGGCACTGACCGGATAA
- a CDS encoding NAD+ synthase: MVDLRLSDSELADRRERIVAFIDEQVTAAGADGAVIGLSGGVDSSLVAYLAVEALGTDSVTGLILPAAPSSDASVRDAEIVADRLNIATHTIDIEPVLDALVSSYPGSPDDRALGNARARIRAAYNYLLANDENNVVLGTGNKSESLTGYYTKYGDGAVDCHPIGNLYKTQVWQLASDVGVPEQIVEKPPSAELWDNQTDEDELGLDYETLDSILALHIDGPLSAAGTARELSVSQETVDHVHSLYLSSQHKRLMPPKP; encoded by the coding sequence ATGGTTGATCTTCGATTATCGGACTCAGAACTTGCTGACCGTCGTGAACGAATTGTAGCATTCATTGATGAGCAGGTTACTGCTGCTGGTGCCGATGGTGCCGTTATTGGTCTCTCCGGTGGTGTTGATAGCTCACTTGTTGCATACCTTGCTGTTGAAGCACTTGGAACGGATTCCGTTACTGGACTCATTCTCCCGGCAGCACCAAGCAGCGATGCAAGTGTGCGCGATGCAGAGATCGTTGCAGATCGGCTGAATATTGCTACACACACGATTGACATTGAGCCAGTTCTCGATGCTCTTGTTTCAAGCTACCCGGGATCACCGGATGACCGTGCCTTAGGTAATGCTCGTGCTCGAATTCGCGCAGCGTATAATTACCTGCTGGCAAACGATGAAAACAATGTTGTACTGGGTACTGGGAACAAGAGTGAGTCTTTGACTGGGTATTATACTAAATACGGCGATGGGGCAGTTGATTGCCATCCAATCGGTAATCTGTATAAGACACAGGTCTGGCAGCTTGCCTCAGACGTTGGTGTTCCCGAACAAATTGTTGAAAAACCTCCGAGTGCTGAGCTATGGGATAACCAAACCGATGAAGATGAGCTTGGACTTGATTATGAGACGCTTGATAGTATTCTTGCGCTCCATATTGACGGACCCCTTTCAGCTGCTGGCACTGCTCGGGAGCTCTCAGTCAGTCAGGAGACGGTTGATCACGTCCATTCGCTGTATCTATCAAGCCAGCACAAGCGGTTGATGCCACCGAAACCGTAA
- a CDS encoding DUF262 domain-containing protein, with protein sequence MDAEDLYIQDLFTGKDQYIVPVFQRRYSWKEKHWEQLWDDITLLLDSPLGEEEHFIGAFVTMSGENRPGSRPKYLVIDGQQRLITFCLILCAIRDNADEITGEMLSELSEKESDSLEDLPNKIQDENLVDPYEDGQDKYRVISRTEDRDALFTLFDRKELNAELQETSIGQAYSFFSDNIQELIEDRSIFDLHKLRQIIIEQLPLAMITAEEDENPYTIFETLNERGLDLQESDLIRNFVFMQLDLDKQDEFNQDYWLPFEQKFEETENHDKESLTRFYRIYLMRNGNYVKQNGVYDAFKERTDLEPHALAERLDYYSDLYLSIRRPETEDVDWLQDALDRKQYLDIGTADPLVLNLLDKWESGEITDDDFRRAFGGLESFAIRRSICDRSTRGYYQIFPSSINSISDENVIDSVFEYLAGRGWPDDEEFRSSFVTFDLYSREPDKCRLIFETFQRDYDHKEPVKLDDLQIEHVMPQTIGDGKHGEAWKSMLGEEWEEIHDEWKHTPGNLTLTGYNPELSNRKFDKKQELFEDSHIDLNDHFTEVNRWTEIEIRDRGEELAQRCAQLWPRPDVISTEDVPTDLVQVTILDDGVPVQEFESKVQNTVMQNTVEYLIDEYDLLDRISIPYIPGTGEGDRALLNWEPEHIDGSGMGGETEITEGLHLFTKLNSEERKRYMRELARKCNVVCRFHGQW encoded by the coding sequence ATGGACGCTGAGGATCTTTACATTCAAGATCTATTCACAGGAAAAGACCAGTATATCGTCCCCGTATTCCAGCGACGATATTCGTGGAAAGAAAAACACTGGGAACAGTTGTGGGATGACATTACTCTCCTACTAGATAGCCCATTAGGTGAAGAGGAGCATTTTATCGGTGCTTTCGTAACGATGTCAGGAGAAAATAGACCAGGCTCCCGACCCAAATATCTAGTAATCGACGGACAACAGCGGCTGATTACGTTTTGTCTCATCTTGTGCGCTATACGTGATAATGCGGACGAAATAACGGGAGAGATGTTATCTGAGCTTTCCGAAAAAGAATCAGATAGTTTAGAAGATCTACCTAATAAAATACAGGATGAGAACTTGGTTGACCCTTATGAAGATGGTCAAGATAAATATAGAGTGATTTCACGAACAGAAGATCGTGATGCGCTTTTCACCCTGTTTGATCGAAAAGAGCTGAATGCCGAGCTACAGGAAACATCTATTGGACAAGCTTATTCTTTCTTTTCCGATAATATTCAAGAATTAATCGAAGATAGATCTATCTTTGATCTTCATAAACTGAGACAAATTATTATAGAACAATTGCCTTTAGCTATGATCACCGCCGAAGAAGACGAAAATCCCTATACTATTTTTGAAACCTTAAACGAACGTGGGCTAGATTTACAGGAGTCAGATCTTATTCGGAATTTTGTATTTATGCAGTTAGATCTAGACAAGCAAGATGAATTCAACCAAGACTACTGGTTACCCTTCGAACAGAAATTTGAGGAAACAGAGAACCATGACAAAGAAAGTTTGACCCGTTTCTATCGTATATATTTGATGCGAAACGGAAACTATGTTAAACAAAATGGTGTTTACGATGCATTCAAAGAACGGACAGATTTAGAGCCCCATGCCTTAGCAGAACGGTTGGATTATTATAGTGATCTGTATCTGTCTATCAGACGTCCGGAGACTGAAGATGTAGATTGGCTCCAAGATGCACTTGACCGTAAGCAGTATTTGGATATTGGTACGGCTGATCCGCTGGTTTTGAACTTGCTTGATAAATGGGAGTCAGGTGAGATAACTGATGATGATTTCCGACGGGCATTCGGTGGTCTAGAGAGCTTCGCAATCCGTCGATCAATCTGTGATAGATCCACCCGGGGGTATTACCAAATATTCCCTAGTTCAATAAATTCGATCAGCGATGAAAACGTGATAGACTCTGTATTTGAGTACTTGGCTGGCAGAGGTTGGCCAGATGATGAAGAGTTTAGATCGTCTTTTGTTACCTTCGATCTGTATTCAAGGGAACCAGACAAATGTAGACTCATTTTTGAGACTTTTCAGCGTGACTATGATCACAAAGAACCGGTCAAGCTTGATGACTTACAAATTGAACATGTGATGCCCCAAACTATTGGGGATGGCAAACACGGTGAGGCATGGAAATCAATGCTGGGTGAGGAGTGGGAAGAAATCCATGATGAATGGAAACATACTCCTGGTAATCTGACGCTCACAGGCTATAATCCGGAACTCTCTAACAGAAAGTTCGATAAAAAACAGGAGTTATTCGAAGATAGCCATATAGATCTAAACGATCACTTTACCGAAGTTAATCGCTGGACAGAAATAGAAATCCGGGATCGGGGAGAAGAGCTTGCGCAGCGTTGCGCTCAGCTATGGCCAAGACCTGATGTGATATCAACGGAAGACGTACCAACAGATTTAGTTCAAGTTACCATTCTTGATGACGGAGTCCCTGTACAGGAATTTGAAAGCAAGGTTCAGAATACGGTAATGCAAAACACAGTAGAATATCTGATTGACGAATATGATTTATTAGATCGAATCTCAATACCATACATTCCAGGAACCGGTGAAGGAGATAGAGCGTTACTCAACTGGGAACCAGAACACATTGACGGTTCGGGGATGGGGGGAGAAACAGAAATAACGGAGGGACTGCACTTGTTTACTAAACTTAATTCTGAAGAGAGGAAGAGATATATGCGTGAGTTAGCAAGAAAGTGTAACGTTGTCTGTCGATTTCACGGTCAGTGGTAG
- a CDS encoding TspO/MBR family protein, with protein sequence MKISRQKWLQLGGFVLGINILGALPAVFFGTDTGWIDQPWFFPPEWLFPVAWTVLFSLMGVALFLVWDTSSSRQRTTAVTIFAVQFLLNLLWTPAFFGLQRPGLGLVVIGVLWIAIVGSIAAFARVQQTASILLIPYLLWVSFAAILNYAIYAA encoded by the coding sequence ATGAAAATATCAAGGCAAAAGTGGCTTCAGTTAGGTGGTTTTGTTCTTGGAATAAACATTCTCGGTGCATTACCAGCCGTATTCTTCGGAACGGATACAGGTTGGATTGATCAACCGTGGTTCTTCCCACCAGAATGGCTCTTTCCAGTCGCTTGGACAGTACTTTTTAGCTTAATGGGCGTTGCCTTATTTCTTGTTTGGGACACCTCGTCCAGTAGACAACGAACAACTGCTGTTACAATTTTTGCAGTCCAGTTTCTTCTTAATTTGCTTTGGACGCCTGCCTTCTTTGGTCTTCAACGGCCCGGACTGGGACTTGTTGTCATTGGTGTACTGTGGATTGCTATTGTTGGATCAATTGCTGCATTTGCACGCGTGCAACAAACAGCAAGTATTCTGCTAATTCCATATCTGCTCTGGGTATCGTTTGCGGCTATCCTTAATTATGCTATTTATGCAGCATGA
- a CDS encoding cobalamin-independent methionine synthase II family protein, whose amino-acid sequence MQHDTDRILSTHVGSLPRTEELLPFFEAREAGRKIDQAAFDEAVQSATESVVRRQHEVGIDVASHGEQQRTSFVTYAVDRLSGFNGEVPAVQWADLEDYPEYATQVPTFSKWSDPNATIPAATDSIEYRGEEKTQQELTRFTKAIETTSAEFEGRFVTAASPGAIASYIGNKYYDSHKEYVAAVADAMQIEYELIAESGAILQIDSPDLLGGRHLKFKNYSDAEFLEIARLHIDALNDALTNVPSEQVRMHTCWGNYEGPHHHDIALEQVLPELYEADIGGLLIEQANPCHQADYTLFEEHGLPDGWVLVPGVIDVNVNHIEPPAVIADRVERIANALGDPGPVHAGADCGLGTFAGFGAVHPEIAWEKLRALAEGATLATERLY is encoded by the coding sequence ATGCAACACGATACTGATCGGATCCTTTCGACACATGTTGGTAGTCTTCCCCGCACTGAAGAACTTCTACCATTCTTTGAAGCACGCGAAGCTGGCAGAAAGATTGACCAAGCGGCATTTGATGAGGCTGTCCAAAGTGCAACAGAATCTGTCGTTCGTCGGCAGCATGAGGTGGGGATTGATGTGGCAAGCCATGGTGAGCAACAGCGGACATCGTTTGTGACATACGCTGTTGATCGGCTCAGTGGCTTTAACGGAGAGGTGCCTGCGGTACAATGGGCAGATCTCGAAGATTATCCTGAGTATGCAACACAGGTTCCAACGTTCAGCAAATGGTCTGATCCGAATGCGACGATTCCAGCAGCAACTGATTCGATTGAGTATCGGGGAGAAGAAAAGACTCAGCAGGAGCTTACACGATTTACAAAGGCAATTGAAACGACAAGCGCAGAATTTGAGGGCAGATTTGTCACCGCAGCATCTCCCGGAGCTATTGCCTCTTACATTGGTAATAAATATTATGATAGTCACAAAGAATATGTCGCCGCTGTTGCAGATGCAATGCAGATTGAATATGAACTGATTGCTGAATCAGGAGCAATTCTACAAATTGATTCCCCAGACCTACTCGGCGGTCGCCATCTAAAATTCAAGAACTATTCCGATGCTGAATTCCTTGAAATTGCTCGTTTGCATATTGATGCGCTTAATGATGCGCTCACAAACGTTCCATCTGAGCAGGTTCGGATGCATACCTGTTGGGGGAATTACGAAGGTCCGCATCATCATGATATTGCACTGGAGCAAGTGCTTCCCGAGCTTTATGAAGCCGATATTGGCGGATTACTAATCGAGCAGGCAAACCCATGCCATCAAGCTGATTATACTCTGTTTGAGGAACATGGACTTCCAGATGGCTGGGTGCTTGTTCCTGGTGTGATCGATGTCAATGTCAACCATATCGAGCCACCAGCGGTTATCGCGGATCGAGTTGAGAGAATTGCCAATGCACTTGGTGACCCCGGGCCAGTTCATGCTGGAGCAGACTGTGGACTCGGGACCTTTGCTGGATTTGGGGCCGTGCATCCAGAGATTGCTTGGGAAAAGCTCAGAGCACTAGCAGAGGGCGCAACTCTTGCCACAGAACGATTGTACTAA